The proteins below come from a single Streptomyces sp. MRC013 genomic window:
- the hflX gene encoding GTPase HflX — translation MTSSSSPSQDKLSSAEPNRAESLRADALMEEDVAWSHEIDGERDGDQFDRQERAALRRVAGLSTELEDVTEVEYRQLRLERVVLVGVWTSGTVQDAENSLAELAALAETAGALVLDGVIQRRDKPDPATYIGSGKADELRDIVLETGADTVVCDGELSPGQLIHLEDVVKVKVVDRTALILDIFAQHAKSREGKAQVALAQMQYMLPRLRGWGQSLSRQMGGGGGGGMATRGPGETKIETDRRRIREKMAKMRREIAEMKTGRDIKRQERRRNKVPSVAIAGYTNAGKSSLLNRLTGAGVLVENALFATLDPTVRRAETPSGRLYTLADTVGFVRHLPHHLVEAFRSTMEEVGDSDLILHVVDGAHPAPEEQLAAVREVIRDVGATGVPEIVVVNKADAADPLVLQRLLRVEKHSIAVSARTGQGIAELLAMIDAELPRPEVEVEALVPYTQGGLVSRVHAEGEVVSEEHTPEGTLLKARVHGELAALLAPFGAVTA, via the coding sequence ATGACCTCCTCTTCATCCCCTTCCCAGGACAAGCTGAGCTCCGCGGAGCCGAACCGCGCCGAGAGCCTTCGGGCCGATGCCCTGATGGAAGAGGACGTCGCCTGGAGCCACGAGATCGACGGGGAGCGGGACGGCGACCAGTTCGACCGCCAGGAGCGCGCCGCGCTCCGCCGTGTGGCGGGCCTCTCCACCGAGCTCGAGGACGTCACCGAGGTCGAGTACCGCCAGCTGCGCCTGGAGCGCGTCGTGCTGGTCGGCGTCTGGACCTCGGGGACCGTGCAGGACGCCGAGAACTCCCTGGCCGAGCTGGCCGCCCTCGCCGAGACGGCGGGCGCGCTCGTCCTGGACGGCGTCATCCAGCGCCGCGACAAGCCCGACCCGGCCACCTACATCGGCTCGGGCAAGGCGGACGAGCTGCGGGACATCGTGCTGGAGACCGGTGCCGACACCGTCGTCTGCGACGGTGAGCTGAGCCCCGGCCAGCTGATCCACCTGGAGGACGTCGTCAAGGTCAAGGTGGTCGACCGGACCGCCCTGATCCTCGACATCTTCGCCCAGCACGCCAAGTCGCGCGAGGGCAAGGCGCAGGTCGCGCTCGCCCAGATGCAGTACATGCTGCCGCGGCTGCGCGGCTGGGGCCAGTCGCTGTCCCGGCAGATGGGCGGCGGCGGCGGTGGCGGCATGGCCACCCGAGGCCCCGGTGAGACCAAGATCGAAACGGACCGGCGCCGGATCCGCGAGAAGATGGCGAAGATGCGCCGGGAGATCGCGGAGATGAAGACCGGCCGCGACATCAAGCGCCAGGAGCGGCGGCGCAACAAGGTGCCGTCGGTCGCCATCGCCGGTTACACCAACGCCGGCAAGTCGTCCCTGCTCAACCGGCTGACCGGCGCCGGCGTCCTGGTCGAGAACGCCCTGTTCGCCACCCTCGACCCGACGGTCCGCCGGGCCGAGACGCCCAGCGGCCGCCTGTACACGCTGGCCGACACGGTCGGCTTCGTCCGGCACCTGCCGCACCACCTGGTCGAGGCGTTCCGCTCCACCATGGAGGAGGTCGGCGACTCCGACCTGATCCTCCACGTGGTGGACGGTGCGCACCCGGCACCGGAGGAGCAGCTGGCCGCCGTGCGCGAGGTGATCCGCGACGTGGGCGCGACCGGTGTGCCCGAGATCGTCGTGGTCAACAAGGCGGACGCGGCCGATCCGCTCGTCCTCCAGCGGCTGCTGCGCGTCGAGAAGCACTCGATCGCCGTCTCGGCGCGGACCGGTCAGGGCATCGCGGAACTGCTCGCGATGATCGACGCCGAGCTGCCCCGCCCCGAGGTCGAGGTCGAGGCACTCGTCCCGTACACCCAGGGCGGACTGGTCTCGCGGGTGCATGCCGAGGGCGAGGTGGTCTCCGAGGAGCACACCCCGGAGGGCACGCTGCTCAAGGCGCGGGTGCACGGCGAGCTCGCCGCGCTGCTCGCCCCGTTCGGCGCCGTCACGGCCTGA
- a CDS encoding HD domain-containing protein, with the protein MSAEATNPSATGRRRGRPRIDLRRLGRAALLGPTGRDRLPDAIGHVADAHRAHHPEADLAVLRRAYELAESSHRGQFRKSGEPYITHPLAVTLILAELGAETTTLTASLLHDTVEDTEVTLEEVREQFGEEVAYLVDGVTKLEKVDYGAAAEPETFRKMLVATGDDVRVMSIKLADRLHNMRTLGVMRPEKQARIARVTRDVLIPLAERLGVQALKTELEDLVFAILHPAEYERTRALIAGNATAGDALATVAGDVHAVLREAGIPAEVLVRPRHFVSVHRISLKRGELRGTDFGRLLVLVGEDADCYAALGELHTCFTPVVSEFKDFIAAPKFNLYQSLHTAVAFPDGAVAEVLIRTHRMHRVAEAGVVALGNPYAAPADGPDTADDEERADPTRPGWLSRLLDWQRSASDPDTFWTSLRADLAQDGEITVFLPDGGTLALPAGATCVDAAYEQYGTAAHACVGARVNGRLATLGTVLRDGDTVQPLLAEDTGSGPSPDWLEHARTPAARIAIDHWLSTHPHDTGAPAADPRPPASVVTGRRPTANAVVDAPHTGVRLAGCCTPVPPDTVIGFAVRGGIVTVHRAECPAVPRMESLGRQPVTVRWSGAAPCRVTLVAESFDRPRLLADLTEAIATAGAAIASATVEPPSEQRVRHTYTLGLADASGLPALMRAMRDVPGVYDVSRAQSPASAR; encoded by the coding sequence ATGAGCGCAGAGGCCACCAACCCCAGTGCCACCGGCCGCAGGCGCGGCCGCCCCAGAATCGACCTGCGCAGACTCGGCCGCGCCGCACTGCTCGGCCCCACCGGCCGCGACCGGCTGCCCGACGCCATCGGCCACGTCGCGGACGCCCACCGCGCGCACCACCCCGAGGCCGACCTGGCCGTCCTGCGCCGGGCGTACGAACTGGCGGAGTCGTCCCACCGGGGCCAGTTCCGCAAGAGCGGCGAGCCGTACATCACCCACCCGCTCGCCGTCACCCTCATCCTCGCCGAACTCGGCGCGGAGACCACGACCCTGACCGCCTCCCTCCTCCACGACACGGTCGAGGACACCGAGGTGACCCTCGAGGAGGTCCGCGAGCAGTTCGGCGAGGAGGTCGCCTACCTCGTCGACGGCGTCACCAAGCTGGAGAAGGTCGACTACGGCGCCGCCGCCGAGCCCGAGACGTTCCGCAAGATGCTCGTCGCCACCGGTGACGACGTCCGCGTCATGTCCATCAAACTCGCGGACCGGCTGCACAACATGCGCACCCTCGGCGTCATGCGCCCCGAGAAGCAGGCGCGCATCGCGAGGGTCACCCGCGACGTCCTCATCCCCCTCGCGGAGCGGCTCGGCGTCCAGGCGCTCAAGACCGAGCTGGAGGACCTGGTCTTCGCCATCCTCCACCCCGCCGAGTACGAGCGGACCCGCGCCCTCATCGCCGGGAACGCCACCGCCGGCGACGCCCTCGCGACCGTCGCCGGCGACGTGCACGCCGTCCTGCGGGAGGCCGGGATCCCGGCCGAAGTCCTCGTACGCCCACGCCACTTCGTCTCCGTGCACCGGATCAGCCTCAAGCGCGGCGAACTGCGCGGCACCGACTTCGGGCGGCTGCTCGTCCTCGTCGGGGAGGACGCCGACTGCTACGCCGCGCTGGGCGAGCTGCACACCTGCTTCACCCCGGTCGTCTCCGAGTTCAAGGACTTCATCGCCGCCCCCAAGTTCAACCTCTACCAGTCGCTGCACACGGCCGTCGCCTTCCCCGACGGCGCCGTCGCGGAAGTCCTCATCCGCACCCACCGGATGCACCGGGTCGCGGAGGCCGGCGTCGTCGCCCTCGGCAACCCCTACGCCGCTCCCGCCGACGGCCCCGACACGGCCGACGACGAGGAACGCGCCGACCCCACCCGCCCCGGCTGGCTCTCCCGCCTCCTCGACTGGCAGCGGTCCGCGTCCGACCCCGACACGTTCTGGACCTCGCTGCGCGCCGACCTCGCCCAGGACGGCGAGATCACGGTCTTCCTCCCGGACGGGGGAACGCTCGCCCTGCCCGCCGGTGCCACCTGCGTGGACGCCGCGTACGAGCAGTACGGCACGGCCGCCCACGCCTGCGTCGGAGCGCGCGTCAACGGCCGGCTCGCCACCCTCGGCACCGTCCTCCGCGACGGCGACACCGTCCAGCCGCTGCTCGCCGAGGACACCGGTTCCGGCCCGTCCCCCGACTGGTTGGAACACGCCCGCACCCCCGCCGCGCGCATCGCCATCGACCACTGGCTCAGCACCCACCCCCATGACACCGGCGCGCCCGCCGCGGACCCGCGCCCGCCCGCCTCGGTCGTCACCGGCCGCCGACCCACGGCCAACGCGGTCGTCGACGCACCGCACACCGGCGTGCGCCTGGCGGGCTGCTGCACACCCGTGCCGCCCGACACCGTCATCGGATTCGCCGTACGCGGCGGTATCGTCACCGTCCACCGCGCCGAGTGCCCCGCCGTCCCCCGGATGGAGAGCCTCGGCCGGCAGCCCGTGACCGTGCGCTGGAGCGGTGCCGCGCCCTGCCGGGTCACGCTCGTCGCCGAGTCGTTCGACCGGCCCCGGCTGCTCGCCGACCTCACCGAGGCGATCGCCACGGCGGGAGCCGCGATCGCCTCCGCCACCGTCGAGCCCCCCAGCGAGCAGCGTGTCCGCCACACGTACACGCTGGGGCTCGCCGACGCGTCCGGCCTGCCCGCCCTGATGCGCGCCATGCGGGACGTACCCGGCGTGTACGACGTGAGCCGCGCGCAGTCCCCCGCCTCCGCACGGTAG
- the miaB gene encoding tRNA (N6-isopentenyl adenosine(37)-C2)-methylthiotransferase MiaB: protein MTSSDRSQTVDVTRTYAVRTYGCQMNVHDSERLSGLLEDAGYARAPEGADEADVVVFNTCAVRENADNKLYGNLGRLAPVKARRPGMQIAVGGCLAQKDRDTIVRKAPWVDVVFGTHNIGKLPVLLERARVREEAQVEIAESLEAFPSTLPTRRESAYAAWVSISVGCNNTCTFCIVPALRGREKDRRPGDILAEVEALVAEGVSEITLLGQNVNAYGSDIGDREAFGKLLRACGRIEGLERVRFTSPHPRDFTDDVIAAMAETPNVMPQLHMPLQSGSDAVLRAMRRSYRQERFLGIIEKVRAAIPHAAISTDIIVGFPGETEEDFEQTLHVVREARFAQAFTFQYSKRPGTPAAEMEGQIPKEVVQARYERLVALQEEISWEENKKQVGRTLEVMVAEGEGRKDDATRRLSGRAPDNRLVHFTRPDEEVRPGDVVTVGITYAAPHHLLAEGPVAAVRRTRAGDAWEKRNDTRASGPAGVMLGLPRVGAPAPLPPAADGCAVR, encoded by the coding sequence ATGACCAGCAGCGACCGGAGCCAGACAGTGGACGTCACGCGTACCTATGCAGTCCGCACCTACGGGTGCCAGATGAACGTCCACGACTCCGAGCGTCTCTCCGGCCTGCTGGAGGACGCCGGGTACGCACGCGCCCCCGAGGGCGCCGACGAGGCCGACGTCGTGGTCTTCAACACCTGCGCGGTCCGTGAGAACGCCGACAACAAGCTGTACGGCAACCTCGGCCGCCTCGCCCCGGTGAAGGCCCGCAGGCCCGGCATGCAGATCGCCGTCGGCGGCTGCCTCGCCCAGAAGGACCGCGACACGATCGTCCGGAAGGCGCCGTGGGTCGACGTCGTCTTCGGCACGCACAACATCGGCAAGTTGCCCGTGCTGCTGGAGCGCGCCCGCGTCCGGGAGGAGGCGCAGGTCGAGATCGCCGAATCCCTGGAGGCGTTCCCCTCCACGCTGCCGACCCGCCGCGAGTCCGCGTACGCCGCCTGGGTGTCGATCTCCGTCGGCTGCAACAACACCTGCACCTTCTGCATCGTCCCCGCACTGCGCGGCAGGGAGAAGGACCGCCGCCCCGGCGACATCCTCGCCGAGGTCGAGGCGCTCGTCGCCGAGGGCGTCTCGGAGATCACCCTCCTCGGCCAGAACGTCAACGCCTACGGCTCCGACATCGGCGACCGCGAGGCGTTCGGCAAGCTCCTGCGCGCCTGCGGGAGGATCGAGGGCCTGGAGCGCGTCCGCTTCACCTCGCCGCACCCGCGCGACTTCACCGACGACGTCATCGCGGCGATGGCCGAGACCCCCAACGTCATGCCGCAGCTCCACATGCCGCTGCAGTCCGGCTCCGACGCCGTCCTGAGGGCGATGCGCCGCTCGTACCGCCAGGAGCGCTTCCTCGGCATCATCGAGAAGGTCCGCGCCGCCATCCCGCACGCCGCGATCTCCACCGACATCATCGTGGGCTTCCCCGGCGAGACCGAGGAGGACTTCGAGCAGACCCTGCACGTCGTGCGCGAGGCCCGCTTCGCACAGGCGTTCACCTTCCAGTACTCCAAGCGCCCCGGCACGCCCGCCGCCGAGATGGAGGGCCAGATCCCCAAGGAGGTCGTGCAGGCCCGCTACGAGCGGCTGGTCGCCCTCCAGGAGGAGATCTCCTGGGAGGAGAACAAGAAGCAGGTCGGCCGCACGCTGGAGGTCATGGTCGCGGAGGGCGAGGGCCGCAAGGACGACGCCACCCGCCGCCTCTCCGGCCGCGCCCCCGACAACCGCCTGGTCCACTTCACCAGGCCGGACGAGGAGGTGCGCCCGGGCGACGTGGTGACCGTCGGGATCACGTACGCGGCCCCGCACCACCTCCTCGCGGAGGGGCCCGTCGCCGCCGTCCGCCGCACGCGCGCCGGCGACGCCTGGGAGAAGCGCAACGACACCCGGGCGTCCGGGCCCGCGGGCGTCATGCTCGGCCTGCCCCGGGTCGGCGCCCCCGCCCCGCTGCCCCCGGCCGCGGACGGCTGCGCGGTCCGCTGA
- the miaA gene encoding tRNA (adenosine(37)-N6)-dimethylallyltransferase MiaA, protein MSSTVPAPRVIAVVGPTAAGKSDLGVHLARELGGEVVNADSMQLYRGMDIGTAKLTHEERGGIPHRLLDVWEVTETASVAEYQRLARAEIDRLLALGRTPVLVGGSGLYVRGAIDALEFPGTDPAVRARLEAELEEYGPGALHARLAAADPAAARAILPGNGRRVVRALEVIEITGRPFTANLPGPDSVYDTIQIGVDVERPELDARIAARVDRMWEAGLVDEVRALEERGLREGRTASRALGYQQVLAALAGECTEREARDETVRATKRFARRQDSWFRRDPRVHWLSGAAADRGELPLRALTFVERAVTA, encoded by the coding sequence GTGAGCAGCACAGTCCCCGCCCCCCGCGTCATCGCCGTCGTCGGCCCCACCGCAGCCGGAAAGTCCGATCTGGGCGTTCATCTGGCGCGGGAGCTCGGCGGCGAGGTCGTCAACGCCGATTCCATGCAGCTGTACCGGGGGATGGACATCGGCACCGCCAAGTTGACCCACGAGGAGCGCGGCGGGATCCCCCACCGCCTCCTCGACGTCTGGGAGGTCACCGAGACCGCCAGCGTCGCCGAGTACCAGCGCCTGGCCCGTGCGGAGATCGACCGGTTGCTCGCCCTGGGCCGCACGCCCGTGCTCGTCGGAGGCTCCGGGCTGTACGTGCGCGGCGCCATCGACGCCCTGGAGTTCCCCGGCACCGACCCCGCCGTCCGCGCCCGCCTCGAGGCGGAGCTGGAGGAGTACGGCCCCGGCGCCCTGCACGCCCGGCTCGCCGCCGCCGACCCCGCCGCCGCCCGCGCCATCCTCCCCGGCAACGGGCGCCGCGTCGTACGGGCCCTGGAGGTCATCGAGATCACCGGCAGGCCCTTCACCGCCAACCTCCCGGGCCCCGACTCGGTCTACGACACGATCCAGATCGGCGTCGACGTCGAGCGCCCCGAACTGGACGCGCGCATCGCCGCGCGCGTGGACCGGATGTGGGAGGCCGGCCTGGTCGACGAGGTGCGCGCGCTGGAGGAGCGGGGCCTGCGCGAGGGCCGCACCGCCTCCCGCGCCCTCGGCTACCAGCAGGTCCTCGCCGCGCTCGCCGGGGAGTGCACCGAACGGGAGGCGCGCGACGAGACCGTGCGCGCGACCAAGCGCTTCGCGCGTCGCCAGGACTCCTGGTTCCGCCGCGACCCGAGGGTCCACTGGCTCAGCGGAGCGGCCGCCGACCGCGGGGAACTCCCGCTCCGGGCGCTGACGTTCGTCGAACGAGCGGTTACAGCCTGA
- a CDS encoding antitoxin: MGFLDALKTGLAPVRGRVSDLARRHGGRIDHGIEKAARMVDRRTGGRYADRIESGTVRARRAVDRLAHRDDDGAPPASPRA, encoded by the coding sequence ATGGGCTTTCTGGACGCGTTGAAGACCGGGCTCGCCCCGGTCAGGGGGAGGGTCTCGGACCTCGCGCGGCGGCACGGCGGCAGGATCGACCACGGCATCGAGAAGGCCGCGCGGATGGTCGACCGGAGGACCGGGGGCAGGTACGCCGACAGGATCGAGTCCGGCACGGTCAGGGCCAGGCGGGCCGTGGACCGGCTCGCCCACCGGGACGACGACGGCGCCCCGCCGGCATCGCCGCGGGCCTGA
- a CDS encoding M1 family metallopeptidase, whose protein sequence is MFSTSPRLRAVLLAAASAGLVAAAVPAPEPLGIGDPLFPHLGNPGYDVLAYDIAFTYTGDNRKPLEAVTKIDARATDRLERVNLDFAHGTVRSVTVDGRPADFAGTGEDLVVEPGRPVEAGARLGIAVTHTSDPTAAGAKGGWVRTSDGLAMANQADAAHRVFPCNDHPADKAHFTFRVTAPKDLVAVANGRAVARTLDGPTATWTYRGAHPMATELAQVSVGRSAVVRRTGPHGLPLRDVVPAADRGLMEPWLAKTPGHLRWMEGKVGRYPFETYGLLIADATTGFELETQTLSLFERELFTRSDLPGRYVESIMVHELAHHWFGNSVTPRAWSDLWINEGHATWYEALYAEETGHASLERRMRDAYTASDRWRAEGGPPAAPRPPAPDDKTSLFRPVVYDGSALVLYALRQEIGAAAFGELQRRWVTDHAHATAGTADFVRLASDVGGRDLTGFLHGWLHDRKTPPMPGHPDWRSEAPRSAKPA, encoded by the coding sequence ATGTTCTCCACCTCTCCGCGCCTGCGCGCCGTCCTCCTCGCCGCGGCGTCCGCGGGGCTCGTCGCGGCGGCCGTGCCCGCACCCGAGCCGCTCGGGATCGGCGACCCGCTCTTCCCGCACCTCGGCAACCCCGGCTACGACGTCCTCGCGTACGACATCGCCTTCACCTACACCGGCGACAACCGCAAGCCCCTGGAGGCCGTGACGAAGATCGACGCCCGGGCCACCGACCGGCTCGAGCGCGTCAACCTCGACTTCGCCCACGGCACCGTCAGGTCCGTGACCGTCGACGGCCGCCCCGCCGACTTCGCCGGCACCGGGGAGGACCTGGTCGTCGAACCGGGCCGGCCCGTCGAGGCCGGTGCGCGACTCGGCATCGCCGTCACCCACACCAGCGACCCGACCGCCGCCGGCGCGAAGGGCGGCTGGGTCCGCACCTCCGACGGCCTCGCCATGGCCAACCAGGCCGACGCCGCCCACCGCGTCTTCCCCTGCAACGACCACCCCGCCGACAAGGCGCACTTCACCTTCCGCGTCACCGCGCCCAAGGACCTCGTCGCCGTCGCCAACGGCCGGGCCGTCGCCCGCACCCTCGACGGCCCCACCGCGACCTGGACGTACCGCGGAGCCCACCCCATGGCGACCGAGCTGGCCCAGGTCTCCGTCGGCCGCTCCGCCGTCGTCCGCCGCACCGGCCCGCACGGCCTGCCGCTGCGCGACGTCGTCCCGGCCGCCGACCGCGGGCTGATGGAGCCCTGGCTGGCGAAGACCCCCGGTCACCTGCGATGGATGGAGGGCAAGGTCGGCCGCTACCCCTTCGAGACGTACGGCCTGCTGATCGCCGACGCCACCACCGGCTTCGAGCTGGAGACCCAGACCCTCTCCCTCTTCGAGCGCGAGCTGTTCACCCGCTCCGACCTGCCCGGGCGGTACGTCGAGTCGATCATGGTCCACGAGCTGGCCCACCACTGGTTCGGCAACAGCGTCACCCCCCGCGCCTGGTCCGACCTGTGGATCAACGAGGGGCACGCCACCTGGTACGAGGCGCTGTACGCCGAGGAGACCGGCCACGCCTCCCTGGAGCGCCGCATGCGCGACGCGTACACCGCGTCCGACCGGTGGCGCGCCGAGGGAGGCCCCCCGGCGGCGCCCCGCCCGCCCGCGCCGGACGACAAGACCAGCCTCTTCCGGCCGGTCGTCTACGACGGCAGCGCCCTCGTCCTGTACGCACTGCGCCAGGAGATCGGCGCCGCCGCCTTCGGCGAGCTCCAGCGGCGCTGGGTGACCGACCACGCGCACGCCACCGCCGGCACCGCCGACTTCGTCCGGCTCGCCTCCGACGTCGGGGGCCGCGACCTCACCGGCTTCCTGCACGGGTGGCTCCACGACCGGAAGACCCCGCCCATGCCCGGCCACCCCGACTGGCGCAGCGAGGCCCCGCGGAGCGCGAAACCCGCGTGA
- a CDS encoding TAXI family TRAP transporter solute-binding subunit: MSCAPSPPSRPPLRRAVRTGAVLLVVTAVLAWWLWPSGGTGPQGRVTFSTGVPSGVYQRYGELLREALRRDLPGVRAELRDSEGSQQNLARLASGEADFTIATADVAATYVREKRPGWKRLRGCIRLYDDYVQLVVPRRSPVASVRDLDGLRVGVGQSGSGVRLLADRLLTAAGLDPAADVRAVPAGIDTMPGLMERGDLDAFFWSGGLPTNAILRLSERFAIRLVPLDADLLGAVHGVDTVHGGGEPDGYYRSAVIPADAYAKVPGRAPVRTLAVANLLVTTDRTDAALTEAITRTVIGSRDRIGRVVHSAQLVDLRTAIYTDPLPLHEGARRYYRSVKP, encoded by the coding sequence ATGTCCTGCGCCCCGTCTCCGCCGTCCCGCCCTCCGCTCCGCCGGGCGGTGCGGACCGGCGCCGTGCTGCTGGTGGTGACGGCCGTACTGGCCTGGTGGCTCTGGCCGTCCGGGGGGACCGGACCGCAGGGGAGGGTCACCTTCAGCACGGGGGTGCCGAGCGGCGTCTACCAACGCTACGGCGAACTGCTGCGGGAGGCGCTGCGGCGGGACCTGCCCGGGGTGAGGGCGGAGCTGCGCGACAGCGAGGGCTCCCAGCAGAACCTCGCCCGCCTGGCGTCCGGCGAGGCCGACTTCACCATCGCCACGGCGGACGTCGCCGCGACGTACGTCCGGGAGAAGCGGCCCGGCTGGAAGCGCCTGCGCGGCTGCATCCGGCTGTACGACGACTACGTCCAGCTGGTGGTCCCCCGGAGGTCGCCGGTCGCGTCGGTGCGCGACCTGGACGGCCTGAGGGTGGGGGTCGGGCAGAGCGGGTCGGGGGTACGGCTGCTCGCGGACCGGCTGCTGACCGCGGCGGGGCTGGATCCGGCCGCGGACGTGCGCGCGGTGCCGGCCGGCATCGACACCATGCCGGGGCTGATGGAGAGGGGGGATCTCGATGCGTTCTTCTGGTCCGGGGGCCTGCCGACCAACGCCATCCTCCGGCTCTCGGAGCGCTTCGCGATCCGGCTGGTCCCCCTGGACGCGGACCTGCTCGGCGCGGTGCACGGGGTCGACACCGTGCACGGCGGGGGCGAGCCGGACGGCTACTACCGCTCCGCCGTGATCCCCGCGGACGCGTACGCGAAGGTCCCCGGCCGTGCGCCGGTGCGGACCCTGGCCGTGGCGAACCTGCTCGTGACCACGGACCGGACGGACGCCGCGCTCACCGAGGCCATCACCCGGACCGTGATCGGGAGCCGGGACCGCATCGGCCGGGTGGTCCACTCCGCGCAGCTGGTGGATCTGCGCACGGCGATCTACACCGACCCGCTGCCCCTCCACGAGGGGGCCCGCCGCTACTACCGCTCGGTCAAGCCGTAG
- the dapF gene encoding diaminopimelate epimerase → MSTAPLAFLKGHGTENDFVIVPDPDNTVDLPPALVARVCDRRAGIGGDGVLHVVRSAAHPEARHMAGEAEWFMDYRNADGSVAEMCGNGVRVFARYLQHAGHAAAGDLAVATRDGVKRVHLAKNGDVTVVMGRAALPEAGVTVTVGERSWPARNVDMGNPHAVAFVDDLAHAGDLYSEPRYAPAAVYPDGVNIEFVVDRGPRHVAMRVHERGAAETRSCGTGACAAAVAAARRDGLDPAATGTPVTYTVDVPGGTLLITELPDGRIEMTGPAVIVAEGRIDPAWLSGTSA, encoded by the coding sequence GTGAGCACCGCACCCCTGGCCTTCCTCAAGGGACACGGCACCGAGAACGACTTCGTGATCGTGCCCGACCCGGACAACACCGTCGACCTGCCCCCCGCCCTGGTGGCCAGGGTGTGCGACCGGCGCGCCGGGATCGGCGGCGACGGGGTGCTGCACGTCGTCCGCAGCGCCGCCCATCCCGAGGCCCGCCACATGGCCGGCGAGGCCGAATGGTTCATGGACTACCGCAACGCCGACGGCTCGGTCGCCGAGATGTGCGGCAACGGCGTCCGCGTCTTCGCCCGCTACCTGCAGCACGCCGGCCACGCCGCGGCCGGCGACCTCGCCGTCGCCACCCGCGACGGCGTCAAGCGGGTCCATCTGGCGAAGAACGGCGACGTCACGGTCGTCATGGGCCGCGCAGCCCTCCCGGAGGCCGGGGTCACGGTCACCGTGGGGGAGCGCAGCTGGCCCGCGCGCAACGTCGACATGGGCAACCCCCACGCGGTCGCCTTCGTCGACGACCTCGCCCACGCGGGCGACCTGTACAGCGAGCCCCGGTACGCCCCGGCAGCCGTCTACCCGGACGGCGTCAACATCGAGTTCGTCGTGGACCGCGGCCCCCGGCACGTCGCCATGCGCGTCCACGAACGCGGCGCCGCGGAGACCCGCTCGTGCGGTACGGGCGCGTGCGCCGCCGCCGTCGCCGCGGCCCGGCGCGACGGGCTCGACCCGGCTGCCACGGGCACGCCGGTCACCTACACCGTCGACGTCCCCGGCGGCACGTTGCTGATCACCGAGTTGCCCGACGGGCGGATCGAGATGACCGGCCCCGCGGTGATCGTCGCCGAGGGCCGGATCGACCCCGCCTGGCTCTCCGGGACGTCCGCCTGA